Proteins encoded together in one Hevea brasiliensis isolate MT/VB/25A 57/8 chromosome 16, ASM3005281v1, whole genome shotgun sequence window:
- the LOC110635289 gene encoding 50S ribosomal protein L21, chloroplastic, which produces MASSSSSTLSLCSSFTSKCRIFHHQNTFFPCKTLSLSKANFGSLSKTPTLASTRPSFLPILKSSESQAPVLEVEADQTQSQRDPEPEPASAAVVDVAKEEPKREEVFAVVMIGSRQYIVIPGRYIYVQRLKGANVNDKIALNKVLLVGTKASTYIGKPIVTNAVVHAVVEEQGLNPKVVVFKYKKKKNYRRNIGHRQPNTRIRITGITGYQEYPAVTLDS; this is translated from the exons atggcttcttcttcttcttcaactcTCTCCCTCTGCTCTTCTTTCACTTCTAAATGCAGAATATTCCATCACCAAAACACTTTCTTTCCTTGTAAAACCCTCTCTCTTTCTAAGGCCAACTTTGGCTCTCTCTCCAAAACCCCCACACTCGCCTCCACAAGACCCTCATTTTTGCCCATTCTCAAATCCTCTGAATCCCAAGCTCCGGTCCTTGAGGTCGAAGCTGATCAAACTCAGTCCCAACGTGATCCTGAACCTGAACCTGCTTCTGCTGCTGTTGTTGATGTTGCCAAGGAAGAGCCCAAGCGTGAGGAGGTTTTTGCTGTTGTTATG ATTGGATCACGCCAGTATATTGTCATCCCTGGGCGATATATTTATGTTCAGAGGCTGAAAGGTGCTAATGTCAATGATAAG ATCGCTTTGAACAAAGTGTTACTTGTTGGAACAAAAGCTAGCACCTATATTGGAAAGCCTATTGTGACTAATGCTGTTGTTCATGCTGTAGTTGAAGAGCAG GGATTAAATCCCAAAGTTGTTGTCTTCAAGTATAAGAAGAAGAAAAACTATCGGAGAAATATTGGTCATCGGcag CCAAATACAAGAATAAGGATAACAGGCATCACGGGCTATCAAGAATATCCAGCAGTTACGCTGGACTCGTAG
- the LOC110635287 gene encoding calcium-dependent protein kinase 11, with the protein MKKQTVSSSSSTRKPAKTVLPYQTSRLRDHYLIGKKIGQGQFGTTYLCTNKASNKQYACKSIPKRKLLCKEDYEDVWREIQIMHHLSEHPNVVQIKGTYEDSMFVHLVMELCAGGELFDRIVAKGHYSEKEAAKLIKTIVGVVEACHSLGVMHRDLKPENFLFDTHGDDAQLKATDFGLSVFYKPGQYLSDVVGSPYYVAPEVLLKHYGPEVDVWSAGVILYILLSGVPPFWAETEPGIFKQILQGKIDFQSEPWPKISDNAKDLIRKMLERDPRRRISAHEVLCNPWIVDDRVAPDKPLGSAVLSRLKKFSAMNKLKKMALHVIAERLSEEEIGGLKELFNMLDTDNSGTITFEELKVGLKRVGSELTESEIKALMEAADIDKNGTIEYGEFLAATLHLNKMEREENLIAAFTYFDKDGSGYITVDELQQACKDFGLDDVQLDEMIKEIDQDNDARIDYAEFTAMMRKTDDEIGRIGTMRSNLNFNLADALGVNESVNEPTTATNELVNEPTASTN; encoded by the exons ATGAAGAAGCAAACTGTATCGTCATCATCATCAACAAGAAAGCCTGCAAAAACAGTTCTTCCATATCAAACCTCAAGACTGAGGGACCACTACTTGATAGGTAAGAAAATAGGCCAAGGTCAATTTGGCACTACATATCTGTGTACCAACAAGGCCTCAAACAAACAATATGCCTGCAAATCAATCCCAAAGAGAAAGCTTCTCTGCAAAGAAGACTATGAGGATGTTTGGAGGGAGATCCAGATCATGCACCATCTCTCTGAGCACCCAAATGTGGTGCAAATCAAGGGAACCTATGAGGATTCCATGTTTGTGCACTTGGTCATGGAGCTGTGTGCAGGTGGGGAGCTTTTTGATAGGATTGTGGCAAAGGGTCATTACAGTGAGAAGGAGGCTGCTAAGTTGATCAAAACTATTGTTGGGGTGGTGGAGGCTTGCCATTCCTTGGGGGTTATGCATAGGGATCTTAAGCCTGAGAATTTCTTGTTTGATACCCATGGTGATGATGCCCAGCTTAAGGCTACAGATTTTGGGCTCTCTGTCTTCTATAAGCCAG GTCAATATTTATCTGATGTAGTTGGGAGTCCATATTATGTTGCACCTGAGGTTTTGCTCAAGCATTATGGACCTGAAGTAGATGTTTGGAGTGCAGGTGTTATTCTTTACATCTTGTTAAGTGGGGTTCCACCTTTCTGGGCAG AAACTGAACCAGGAATTTTCAAACAGATTTTACAAGGCAAAATAGATTTTCAATCTGAGCCATGGCCTAAGATCTCTGATAATGCTAAAGATTTGATACGAAAGATGCTTGAGAGGGACCCTAGGAGGAGGATTTCTGCTCATGAAGTCTTAT GTAATCCCTGGATCGTGGATGACAGAGTTGCCCCTGACAAACCTCTGGGTTCTGCAGTATTGTCACGCCTGAAGAAATTCTCAGCAATGAATAAACTTAAAAAGATGGCTTTGCAT GTCATAGCAGAAAGACTTTCTGAAGAAGAAATTGGTGGCTTGAAAGAgttgtttaacatgcttgatacgGATAATAGTGGGACAATAACATTCGAAGAACTTAAAGTGGGTTTGAAGAGAGTGGGTTCCGAACTGACGGAATCTGAAATCAAGGCTCTAATGGAAGCG GCTGATATTGACAAGAATGGAACAATAGAATATGGAGAATTTCTTGCTGCGACTTTGCACTTAAATAAGATGGAGAGAGAGGAGAATTTAATTGCAGCCTTCACCTATTTTGACAAAGATGGTAGTGGCTACATCACAGTTGATGAGCTTCAGCAGGCTTGCAAAGACTTTGGTTTAGATGATGTTCAACTGGATGAAATGATCAAAGAAATTGATCAGGACAAT GATGCACGAATAGATTATGCAGAGTTCACTGCAATGATGAGAAAGACAGATGACGAAATTGGAAGGATCGGAACTATGAGAAGCAATCTAAACTTCAATCTAGCTGATGCCTTGGGAGTCAATGAATCGGTCAATGAACCAACCACTGCTACCAACGAATTGGTCAATGAACCAACCGCTAGCACTAACTGA
- the LOC110635279 gene encoding NAC domain-containing protein 30, which yields MEMESCVPPGFRFHPTEEELVGYYLKRKINSLKIDLDVIIDIDLYKMEPWDIQERCKLGYDEQNEWYFFSHKDRKYPTGTRTNRATAAGFWKATGRDKAVLSKDEIIGMRKTLVFYKGRAPNGRKTDWIMHEYRLQTSEHGPPQEEGWVVCRAFKKPIPNQRPCYEAWNNHAYCANVRPPSFSNTVTTSQMAIHPNQSASFHHQQPFGSGPAAELVSSYTFLDNNNQLIDLPQLDSPSTLSTSFATREGFHNNNNGFCNEDFDEGRSNSSTQFIDLKNLDSLLGSQVNDSTSYVPTPNLLPSITQGYELSHFLGCFPDS from the exons ATGGAGATGGAATCTTGCGTCCCACCAGGCTTTAGATTTCACCCAACAGAGGAAGAACTTGTGGGTTACTACCTCAAGAGAAAGATTAACTCACTGAAAATTGATTTAGATGTTATTATTGACATTGATCTCTACAAAATGGAGCCATGGGATATACAag AGAGATGCAAGCTAGGGTATGATGAACAAAATGAGTGGTACTTCTTCAGCCACAAGGACAGGAAGTATCCCACCGGAACAAGGACTAACAGAGCCACTGCTGCCGGATTTTGGAAGGCAACAGGGAGGGACAAGGCCGTGCTTTCAAAGGACGAAATTATAGGGATGAGGAAGACCCTGGTTTTTTACAAGGGGCGTGCACCCAATGGAAGGAAAACTGACTGGATCATGCATGAATATCGACTCCAAACATCTGAACACGGACCCCCTCAG GAAGAAGGATGGGTGGTCTGTCGAGCATTCAAGAAACCAATCCCTAACCAAAGGCCATGTTATGAAGCTTGGAATAATCATGCTTATTGTGCCAACGTTAGGCCACCATCATTTTCAAATACAGTAACCACTTCACAAATGGCTATTCATCCGAATCAAAGTGCAAGTTTTCATCACCAGCAGCCCTTTGGCTCGGGCCCTGCAGCAGAGCTAGTTTCTAGCTATACTTTTTTGGACAACAATAACCAGCTTATTGATCTCCCACAACTAGATAGCCCTAGTACACTTTCAACAAGCTTTGCAACCAGAGAAGGTTTCCACAATAACAACAATGGTTTTTGTAATGAAGATTTTGATGAAGGAAGGAGCAATAGCAGTACCCAGTTCATTGACTTGAAAAACTTGGATAGTTTACTTGGATCTCAAGTGAACGATTCAACCTCTTATGTTCCCACCCCAAATTTATTGCCTTCCATTACTCAGGGCTATGAGCTCAGCCATTTTCTTGGTTGCTTTCCTGACTCATAA
- the LOC110635288 gene encoding uncharacterized membrane protein At4g09580, which yields MPAARNLIRNTRSIRPKMRDEEKAKQEDSPSAKKPKLERFPFTRWEFTAALGVLVVFSSGLFCIYLGMPTSVYVNLKLPRTVSDLRLLKDHLATYAKDYPAQFILGYCSTYIFMQTFMIPGTIFMSLLAGALFGVVRGLFLVVFNATAGASSCFFLSKLIGRPIVNWFWPDKLRVFQAEIAKRKEKLLNYMLFLRVTPTLPNLFINLASPIVDIPFHVFFLATLLGLIPASYITVRAGLALGDLKSVKDLYDFKTLSMLFLIGSIIIFPTLLKRKRIYE from the exons ATGCCTGCGGCGAGGAATCTTATAAGAAATACGAGAAGCATTAGGCCAAAAATGAGGGACGAAGAGAAGGCCAAACAGGAGGATTCGCCTTCCGCTAAGAAGCCCAAGTTGGAGAGGTTCCCTTTTACCAGATGGGAATTCACTGCTGCTCTTGGGGTCCTCGTCGTCTTCTCCTCCGGTTTGTTTTGCATCTACTTGGGAATGCCCACTTCTGTCTATGTCAACCTCAAGCTGCCTCGCACCGTTTCAGATCTTCGCTTGCTCAA AGACCATCTTGCGACATATGCAAAAGATTACCCAGCACAGTTCATCCTGGGTTACTGCTCTACATATATCTTCATGCAGACTTTTATGATTCCTggaacaattttcatgtcactGCTAGCTGGAGCTCTTTTTGGTGTTGTTAGAGGGCTTTTCTTAGTTGTCTTCAATGCCACTGCTGGGGCCTCTTCCTGCTTTTTCTTGTCCAAATTGATTGGCAGGCCTATAGTTAATTGGTTCTGGCCTGACAAGTTAAGGGTTTTTCAGGCTGAG ATAGCTAAGCGTAAGGAAAAGCTGCTTAATTACATGCTCTTTTTGAGAGTAACTCCAACGTTGCCCAACCTTTTCATCAATTTGGCATCTCCAATTGTTGACATACCATTTCATGTTTTCTTTTTGGCGACTTTGCTTGGACTTATACCAGCCTCCTATATTACTGTCAGG GCTGGCCTTGCTCTTGGGGATCTCAAGTCAGTCAAGGATCTTTATGATTTTAAAACTCTGTCCATGCTCTTCCTCATCGGATCCATCATCATATTTCCTACGCTTCTAAAAAGAAAGCGGATATACGAGTGA